The following proteins come from a genomic window of Melioribacteraceae bacterium 4301-Me:
- a CDS encoding nucleotidyltransferase domain-containing protein — protein sequence MLTRKDLEKRILDLYMLISDKIKIDGIYLFGSYAKGNPHKDSDIDIAVLSQAFEGIRFIDSSKISRIIINETYVDFEIHTYKTEEFTEDDPFVAEILKTGIKII from the coding sequence ATGCTTACGCGAAAAGATTTAGAAAAGAGAATCCTTGATTTATATATGTTAATTTCAGATAAAATTAAGATTGACGGGATATATCTTTTTGGCTCTTATGCAAAAGGAAATCCGCATAAAGACAGCGATATTGATATTGCAGTTTTATCCCAAGCATTTGAAGGAATAAGATTTATTGACAGTTCAAAAATTTCAAGAATTATCATCAATGAGACATATGTTGATTTCGAAATCCATACTTATAAAACAGAAGAATTTACAGAAGACGACCCCTTCGTTGCTGAAATTTTGAAAACAGGGATTAAAATCATTTGA
- a CDS encoding thioredoxin family protein gives MAATPSAMIELGTTAPHFNLPDTISGKSMDLDELKSKHATVVMFICNHCPYVKHILSELVKLTNEYIQKGISFIAINSNDVISYPEDSPENMKKLAQEMGFAFPYLYDETQQVAKAYHAECTPDFFVYDKDLKLVYRGQFDDSRPKNNIPVTGKDLKNALDCILQGKEVDKNQKPSIGCNIKWKG, from the coding sequence ATGGCTGCAACACCTTCAGCTATGATTGAACTTGGGACAACAGCACCGCATTTTAATTTGCCAGATACAATCAGTGGTAAAAGCATGGATTTAGATGAATTAAAATCAAAACACGCTACAGTTGTAATGTTCATTTGCAATCATTGTCCTTATGTAAAGCATATTCTAAGTGAGTTAGTAAAATTAACAAACGAGTATATACAAAAAGGAATTTCATTTATTGCAATAAATTCGAACGATGTAATTAGTTATCCAGAGGATTCTCCAGAGAACATGAAAAAATTAGCTCAAGAGATGGGATTTGCATTTCCATATTTATATGACGAAACGCAGCAAGTAGCTAAAGCTTATCATGCTGAATGTACACCCGATTTTTTTGTATATGACAAAGATTTGAAATTGGTCTATAGAGGTCAATTTGATGACTCGCGACCCAAAAACAATATACCAGTAACGGGCAAAGATTTGAAAAACGCACTTGACTGTATATTGCAAGGCAAAGAAGTGGACAAGAATCAAAAACCGAGCATTGGCTGCAATATAAAGTGGAAAGGTTAA
- a CDS encoding SIR2 family protein, whose amino-acid sequence MNNEKEIFLRYPSALDIVFVLGAGVSNPDGVPLQRELLPAILSIKEIQNSEIGKIVTEFINDNFKYNIETYQFPQLEAVFGFLDYFIQQNESLNAKYTNKRIHEIKEYLIKLIHFVVNFKTNKSSPYYHKFWDIIHNSQKSISIITVNYDTLLEQAFEFLFKSRAGFIDYCIPLMNYENLPQISSHKFWINTREPVKVFNGENPTPYKIIKLHGSLNWKYCNCCNQTLLTPWDRSIDLNKGKFLGYTYPEMYEYEYKCPIDGTDFQTLILPPSFLKSLSHPVISHLTNEAAHEIRVTRKIVFIGYSLSSSDLHIKALFKKNIQEGTKIIVINPKEKESLILNYSSLSSSAEFIYSSFENLLNDSSILKKIFIEQ is encoded by the coding sequence ATGAATAATGAAAAAGAAATTTTTTTAAGATACCCATCAGCTCTAGATATTGTTTTTGTACTTGGTGCTGGAGTTTCAAATCCAGATGGTGTGCCGCTTCAAAGAGAATTACTGCCGGCTATACTATCAATTAAAGAAATCCAAAACTCGGAAATTGGAAAGATTGTCACAGAATTTATTAACGACAATTTTAAATACAACATTGAAACGTACCAGTTTCCTCAACTGGAAGCTGTGTTCGGGTTCTTAGATTATTTTATTCAGCAGAACGAGAGCCTAAATGCAAAATACACGAATAAAAGAATTCATGAAATAAAAGAATATTTAATAAAACTTATTCACTTTGTAGTAAATTTTAAGACGAACAAAAGCAGTCCCTATTATCATAAATTTTGGGACATTATTCACAATTCACAAAAGAGCATTTCAATAATAACAGTAAATTACGACACACTTTTGGAACAAGCATTTGAATTTTTATTTAAATCAAGGGCAGGTTTTATAGATTACTGCATCCCGCTTATGAATTACGAAAACCTTCCTCAAATTAGTTCGCATAAATTTTGGATTAATACTCGTGAACCTGTGAAAGTCTTTAACGGTGAAAATCCTACTCCTTATAAAATTATAAAACTCCATGGAAGTCTAAACTGGAAATATTGCAACTGCTGCAATCAAACTCTTTTAACCCCTTGGGATAGAAGTATTGACCTAAACAAAGGAAAGTTCTTAGGTTATACTTATCCCGAAATGTACGAGTACGAATACAAGTGCCCAATAGATGGGACTGATTTCCAGACTTTAATTTTGCCGCCTTCATTTTTGAAGTCGTTAAGTCACCCAGTAATTAGTCATTTAACCAATGAAGCTGCTCATGAAATTAGAGTAACCAGAAAAATTGTTTTTATTGGCTATTCACTATCGAGTTCTGACCTTCACATAAAAGCTTTGTTCAAGAAAAACATTCAAGAAGGAACGAAAATAATTGTTATCAATCCAAAAGAAAAAGAATCACTAATATTAAATTACTCCTCGCTAAGCAGCTCAGCAGAGTTTATTTATTCCAGTTTTGAAAATCTGTTGAACGACAGCTCAATCCTAAAGAAAATTTTTATCGAGCAGTAA
- the rsmG gene encoding 16S rRNA (guanine(527)-N(7))-methyltransferase RsmG: MDLQEQYLRELKLFFWENGLSPDEYQLERLAHFAQLVTQKNAKLNLISRKDISKIIENHVFFSSYLAEFLPPKISTFLDIGTGGGFPGIPLSISRPLMRGVLVDSTAKKINAVQEFINELKLNNVIAENCRVESEEFQKKYTEAFDLIISRATVPLITLFSYALPLIKSKAYIASIKGGDIDAEYKTAEMKYKAYIKKSTVFELAYKPTNTRNEKDKKLILVELNK, translated from the coding sequence TTGGACCTACAAGAGCAATATCTAAGGGAGCTAAAATTATTTTTTTGGGAAAATGGCTTAAGTCCCGACGAATATCAATTAGAAAGGCTTGCCCATTTTGCCCAGTTAGTCACTCAAAAAAATGCTAAATTGAATTTAATTTCCCGCAAAGATATTTCCAAAATTATAGAAAACCATGTATTTTTTTCTTCTTACCTTGCAGAATTTCTTCCACCTAAAATTAGTACTTTTTTAGACATAGGCACTGGTGGGGGTTTCCCAGGTATACCGCTTAGTATATCAAGACCACTAATGCGTGGTGTTCTTGTAGATTCTACAGCAAAAAAAATAAATGCTGTGCAAGAATTCATCAACGAACTTAAATTAAATAACGTTATTGCAGAAAATTGTAGAGTTGAAAGTGAAGAGTTTCAGAAAAAATACACTGAAGCCTTCGATTTAATTATTAGCCGTGCTACAGTGCCCTTAATAACTTTGTTTAGCTATGCATTACCCCTAATTAAAAGTAAAGCTTACATTGCATCAATTAAAGGTGGTGATATCGATGCTGAATATAAAACAGCCGAAATGAAGTATAAAGCATACATTAAAAAATCCACCGTTTTTGAATTAGCTTACAAACCTACAAATACTAGGAACGAAAAAGATAAAAAGTTAATTTTAGTAGAACTTAATAAATAG
- the mnmG gene encoding tRNA uridine-5-carboxymethylaminomethyl(34) synthesis enzyme MnmG has translation MKYFDVIVLGGGHAGIEAACASAKMGCSTAIVTMDKNAIGRMSCNPAIGGSAKGHLVHEIDVLGGMMGLIADQSGIQFRTLNKSKGPAVWAGRSQNDRKLYSIEALKFVQQCENLTIIEDSIVEAVEENKKIKGVKLKSGNELSCQALIICSGTFLNGLMHTGLKSTKGGRYGEAPAVGLTESLLKMGFVAGRLKTGTPPRLKKDSINWSILEEQPGDNPPLPFSLRTDKSKFPVLPQLSCYITYTDKTVHKILEKGFDQSPMFTGLIKGVGPRYCPSIEDKIVRFADKERHQLFLEPEGLDSDQIYINGFSTSLPAEIQFEALRKIKGLENVEMVRPGYAVEYDYFPPYQVDLTLETKLVEGLYFAGQINGTSGYEEAAGQGIVAGINAALKIQKRGEFVLKRHEAYIGVLIDDLVGKSTDEPYRMFTSRAEHRLLIRQDNADRRLMKYGYEFGLIPKELYSELKEREILITKTKDFLATAKINAEIVNPILRKIGAQEISASESLAKLVKRPEVPLAALIDKIDENEHPIVKLIKNNPKVLEQVEIETKYEGYIKRQEELVAKMEKLERILIPINFNYLNIKTISSEGREKLSRVKPRSVGQAARISGVTPADISVLLVYLKS, from the coding sequence ATGAAATATTTTGATGTAATAGTTTTAGGGGGTGGGCATGCAGGAATTGAAGCGGCTTGCGCCTCAGCAAAAATGGGATGTTCGACGGCAATTGTGACTATGGATAAAAATGCAATAGGCAGAATGTCTTGTAATCCTGCAATTGGCGGCAGTGCTAAAGGGCACTTGGTACATGAGATAGATGTACTCGGCGGTATGATGGGCTTAATTGCAGATCAATCGGGTATTCAATTCAGGACACTAAATAAGTCCAAAGGACCTGCAGTTTGGGCTGGCAGAAGTCAAAATGATAGAAAATTGTATTCAATCGAAGCACTTAAGTTTGTCCAACAGTGTGAAAATTTAACAATTATAGAAGATTCCATTGTAGAAGCAGTTGAAGAGAATAAAAAAATAAAAGGAGTTAAGTTAAAAAGTGGTAATGAGCTTTCTTGTCAAGCTTTAATAATTTGTTCAGGCACTTTCTTAAATGGACTAATGCACACTGGTCTTAAATCGACAAAAGGCGGAAGGTATGGTGAAGCACCAGCAGTGGGCTTAACAGAATCTCTTCTTAAAATGGGATTTGTAGCTGGAAGACTAAAAACGGGTACACCGCCTAGGCTAAAAAAGGATTCAATAAACTGGAGCATTTTAGAGGAACAACCAGGCGATAATCCGCCACTGCCTTTTTCATTACGAACCGATAAAAGTAAGTTCCCTGTTCTTCCACAACTTAGTTGTTATATAACTTACACGGATAAAACAGTACACAAGATTTTGGAAAAAGGCTTTGATCAATCCCCAATGTTTACAGGCTTAATTAAGGGTGTAGGTCCACGTTACTGCCCCTCAATTGAAGATAAAATTGTGAGGTTTGCTGATAAAGAAAGACATCAATTGTTTCTTGAGCCTGAAGGATTAGATTCAGACCAAATTTATATAAATGGATTTTCAACATCCTTGCCGGCGGAAATCCAATTTGAGGCGCTAAGAAAAATTAAAGGTTTAGAAAATGTTGAAATGGTTCGTCCCGGCTATGCTGTAGAATATGATTATTTTCCGCCTTACCAAGTCGATTTAACCTTAGAAACAAAATTAGTAGAAGGCTTATACTTTGCTGGACAAATAAATGGTACCTCTGGCTACGAAGAAGCAGCGGGACAAGGAATTGTAGCCGGCATTAACGCAGCTCTTAAAATTCAGAAAAGAGGTGAGTTTGTTCTAAAAAGACATGAGGCTTATATTGGCGTTCTTATAGATGACCTGGTTGGTAAATCAACAGATGAACCTTACAGAATGTTTACCTCGCGCGCTGAACATAGATTACTAATTAGACAAGATAATGCCGATAGAAGACTAATGAAGTATGGGTATGAATTTGGCTTAATACCAAAAGAACTTTATTCTGAATTAAAAGAACGAGAAATCTTAATCACAAAAACTAAAGATTTCTTAGCTACAGCAAAAATAAATGCTGAAATTGTTAACCCAATTCTAAGAAAAATTGGTGCTCAAGAAATTTCAGCAAGCGAATCCTTAGCTAAATTAGTAAAAAGACCTGAGGTGCCGCTTGCTGCTTTAATTGATAAGATTGATGAAAACGAGCATCCAATTGTAAAATTAATTAAGAATAACCCTAAAGTGTTAGAACAAGTGGAAATAGAAACTAAGTACGAAGGTTATATAAAAAGGCAAGAAGAATTAGTAGCTAAAATGGAAAAATTAGAGAGAATATTAATTCCTATTAATTTTAATTATCTAAATATAAAGACTATTTCTAGTGAAGGTAGAGAAAAATTAAGCAGGGTAAAGCCGCGTTCAGTTGGTCAAGCAGCAAGAATTTCTGGTGTTACGCCTGCAGATATTTCTGTTTTATTAGTATATTTGAAAAGCTAA
- the mnmE gene encoding tRNA uridine-5-carboxymethylaminomethyl(34) synthesis GTPase MnmE, translated as MYLGADDTITALATPAGVGAISVIRVSGPKSIETVEKIFQGKKKLSDSQSHTIQYGKIYDNNNELIDDVLVSIFRSPNSYTGEDSIEISTHGSQLIVQKIINTLLERGVRIAEPGEFTKRAFLNGKLDLAQAEAVAEVINSRTEASLRGARNQLDGLLSKKINYLRDMLINTSSLIELELDFAEEDIEFMPLKEVKKNIELIISEIEILLKSYSFGKVIREGVNVALVGVPNVGKSSLLNYILKESRAIVSEIPGTTRDIIREEVSIDGILYKIYDTAGIRVTEDIIEREGVFRSRDAVKNADIVIFINDATIGFSLELYNELLTLTSENRIIKIINKIDIKPDANFAHDIKLSAKTGEGVDELFKKMKVMAIGSQTYTEKSAIVTNIRHYNSLLKAKEYLTNAIESIESRMTGEFIAVDLRNAESALSEIIGKVTTEDILNNIFAKFCIGK; from the coding sequence ATGTATTTAGGTGCAGATGATACAATAACTGCGCTTGCTACTCCGGCAGGTGTTGGTGCTATTTCAGTTATACGAGTAAGTGGGCCCAAAAGCATTGAAACTGTAGAAAAAATTTTTCAAGGCAAAAAAAAGTTGTCAGACTCACAATCCCACACAATTCAGTATGGAAAAATTTATGATAACAACAATGAATTAATAGATGATGTACTTGTTTCAATTTTTAGAAGTCCAAATTCATACACGGGTGAAGACTCGATAGAAATAAGCACGCACGGCAGTCAACTAATAGTACAAAAAATAATAAATACGTTATTAGAAAGAGGGGTAAGGATAGCTGAACCCGGAGAATTTACTAAGAGAGCCTTTCTTAATGGAAAATTAGATTTAGCCCAAGCAGAGGCAGTAGCTGAAGTAATTAATTCTAGAACCGAAGCTTCACTTAGAGGGGCTAGAAATCAATTAGACGGGTTACTTTCAAAAAAAATAAATTATTTACGCGATATGTTAATCAACACCTCCTCTTTAATTGAACTTGAACTTGACTTCGCTGAAGAGGATATAGAATTTATGCCGCTGAAGGAAGTCAAAAAAAATATTGAGCTGATAATATCAGAAATAGAAATTTTGTTAAAAAGCTATTCTTTTGGCAAAGTAATAAGGGAAGGTGTAAATGTCGCTCTTGTTGGCGTTCCAAACGTTGGAAAATCTTCTCTACTCAACTATATTCTTAAAGAATCCAGAGCTATAGTAAGTGAGATACCTGGCACAACAAGGGATATAATAAGAGAAGAAGTATCAATTGATGGGATTCTTTACAAAATTTATGATACCGCTGGAATAAGAGTCACAGAAGATATAATTGAGCGAGAAGGCGTTTTTAGGAGTCGAGATGCAGTAAAAAATGCAGATATTGTAATTTTTATAAACGATGCTACCATTGGTTTTTCTTTAGAATTATATAATGAATTATTAACACTTACAAGTGAAAATAGAATAATTAAAATTATAAATAAAATTGATATCAAGCCTGATGCTAATTTTGCACATGATATTAAACTTTCGGCTAAAACTGGAGAGGGTGTTGATGAGTTATTTAAGAAAATGAAAGTTATGGCCATAGGCTCACAAACTTACACTGAAAAAAGTGCAATTGTAACTAATATTAGGCATTATAATTCACTACTGAAGGCTAAAGAATATTTAACAAATGCTATTGAATCAATAGAATCAAGAATGACAGGTGAATTTATTGCGGTTGACCTTAGAAATGCAGAATCGGCTTTGTCTGAAATAATAGGGAAAGTAACTACTGAAGATATATTAAATAATATATTTGCAAAATTTTGTATTGGCAAATAA
- the clpB gene encoding ATP-dependent chaperone ClpB, producing the protein MAFNFNKFTVKAQETVQNAVEIAQNYNNQIVEPEHILAAMIQDPSNVAVSILQKVGVNINQLLIRVNELLEKLPKVSGAGVGSQQLSNNTARLFDEAANEAKNLKDEYVSTEHIFIALANDKGNVGRLLNQNGIDKNIILSALKDIRGTQRVTSQNPEDTYQALKKYGRDLNELARSGKLDPVIGRDEEIRRVLQVLSRRTKNNPVLIGEPGVGKTAIAEGIAHRIVSGDVPETLKTKRIVALDMGALVAGTQFRGQFEERVKAVVKEVQDSNGEIILFIDELHLLVGAGRAEGSMDAANILKPALARGELHAIGATTLDEYRKYIEKDAALERRFQPVLISEPNEEDAISILRGLKERYEVHHGVRITDSAIVAAVQLSNRYISDRFLPDKAIDLIDEAASKLRIEIDSMPEELDALERKVKQLEIEREALKRENDAESEVRLEELNKELNELEEQRDQLRAHWQLEKERIQKIRTMKSQIEKAKVEADKYEREGNYGKVAEIRYGVINELERALKKETEELAKLQKNNKMLKEEVDAEDVAEVVAKWTGIPVSRMLESERSKLIRMEEELHKRVIGQDDAVAAVANAIRRSRAGLQDTNRPIGSFIFIGTTGVGKTELARALAEFLFNDEHAMIRIDMSEYMEKFSVSRLIGAPPGYVGYDEGGQLTEAVRRRPYSVVLLDEIEKAHPDVFNILLQVLDDGRLTDNQGRTVDFKNTIIIMTSNIGSHLIQEKLHEITEDNLENVLGELRTNLTELLRRTIRPEFLNRIDEIVLFKPLLKSELEKIVDLQIARVAKMLSEKNISLEIDQEAKDFLIQFGYDITYGARPLKRTIQRYLVNPLSTEILMGNISPGDTVIVRYPGAGKLEFSKK; encoded by the coding sequence ATGGCATTTAACTTTAACAAATTTACTGTTAAGGCTCAAGAAACTGTTCAGAATGCTGTAGAAATTGCGCAAAACTACAATAATCAAATTGTAGAGCCAGAACATATTTTGGCTGCGATGATACAGGACCCGTCAAATGTTGCAGTTTCAATTCTCCAAAAAGTTGGTGTTAATATTAATCAATTATTAATAAGAGTAAACGAACTTCTTGAAAAATTGCCGAAAGTCTCTGGAGCGGGAGTTGGAAGTCAACAGTTATCTAACAATACAGCGAGGTTATTTGATGAGGCTGCAAACGAAGCAAAAAATTTAAAAGACGAATATGTTTCAACCGAACATATATTCATTGCTTTAGCCAACGATAAAGGAAATGTAGGACGACTTTTAAATCAAAACGGTATCGATAAAAATATTATTCTCAGCGCATTAAAAGATATAAGAGGAACTCAAAGGGTTACTTCACAAAACCCAGAGGATACCTACCAAGCATTAAAAAAATACGGAAGGGATTTAAATGAACTTGCAAGAAGCGGGAAGTTGGATCCAGTAATTGGACGGGATGAAGAAATCAGAAGAGTTTTACAAGTTTTATCTAGAAGAACAAAAAATAACCCTGTACTAATTGGTGAACCCGGAGTTGGCAAAACTGCCATCGCTGAAGGTATTGCGCATAGAATTGTCTCCGGCGATGTACCTGAGACGTTAAAAACAAAAAGAATTGTTGCATTGGATATGGGTGCGCTTGTTGCAGGAACTCAATTTAGAGGGCAATTTGAAGAGCGAGTTAAAGCTGTCGTTAAAGAAGTTCAAGATTCCAACGGTGAGATAATCTTGTTTATTGACGAACTGCACCTTTTAGTTGGTGCTGGTAGAGCAGAAGGTTCAATGGACGCAGCTAATATTTTAAAGCCTGCACTTGCACGCGGAGAACTTCATGCAATTGGCGCTACAACTCTTGATGAATACAGAAAATATATTGAAAAAGATGCTGCCTTAGAAAGAAGGTTTCAGCCTGTGTTAATAAGTGAACCTAACGAAGAGGATGCAATTTCAATATTAAGAGGACTCAAAGAACGCTACGAGGTTCATCATGGCGTAAGAATAACAGATAGCGCAATAGTTGCCGCAGTCCAACTTTCTAATAGATATATCTCAGATAGATTCCTTCCTGACAAAGCAATTGACTTAATTGATGAAGCCGCCTCAAAATTAAGAATTGAGATTGATTCAATGCCAGAAGAACTTGACGCTTTGGAAAGAAAGGTTAAACAACTTGAAATAGAACGCGAAGCATTAAAAAGAGAAAATGATGCCGAATCTGAAGTTAGGTTAGAAGAACTGAATAAAGAATTAAACGAACTTGAGGAACAACGAGATCAATTAAGAGCTCATTGGCAGCTTGAAAAAGAAAGAATACAAAAGATTCGTACGATGAAAAGTCAAATAGAAAAAGCGAAAGTTGAAGCTGATAAATATGAACGCGAGGGAAATTACGGAAAAGTAGCTGAAATCCGTTACGGTGTTATTAATGAATTAGAACGAGCACTAAAAAAAGAAACAGAAGAATTAGCTAAGCTTCAAAAAAATAACAAAATGCTTAAAGAAGAAGTCGACGCCGAAGATGTTGCTGAAGTAGTTGCTAAATGGACAGGAATACCTGTAAGCAGAATGCTCGAAAGCGAAAGAAGCAAACTGATAAGAATGGAAGAAGAGCTTCATAAAAGGGTTATTGGGCAAGATGATGCTGTTGCAGCAGTAGCTAATGCGATTAGAAGGTCACGGGCAGGACTACAAGATACAAATCGTCCAATAGGCTCTTTTATTTTTATTGGTACAACTGGTGTTGGTAAAACTGAATTAGCACGTGCATTGGCTGAATTTCTTTTTAACGATGAACACGCAATGATAAGAATCGATATGAGTGAATATATGGAAAAGTTTTCTGTATCAAGATTAATAGGTGCTCCTCCTGGATATGTAGGCTATGATGAAGGTGGACAATTAACTGAAGCTGTGCGGAGAAGACCTTACTCGGTGGTTCTTTTAGATGAAATTGAAAAAGCTCACCCAGATGTGTTCAATATCTTGCTGCAGGTATTAGACGATGGAAGATTAACAGATAATCAAGGCAGAACAGTCGATTTCAAAAATACTATTATAATTATGACATCTAATATCGGTTCTCATCTAATCCAAGAGAAATTACATGAAATTACAGAAGATAATTTAGAAAATGTATTAGGTGAATTAAGAACTAATTTAACTGAACTTTTACGCAGAACCATTCGACCAGAATTCTTAAATCGAATTGATGAAATAGTCTTATTTAAACCACTACTAAAAAGTGAACTTGAAAAAATCGTTGACCTACAAATTGCTAGGGTAGCTAAAATGCTATCAGAAAAAAACATCTCACTCGAAATTGACCAGGAAGCTAAAGATTTTCTAATTCAATTTGGTTACGATATAACTTATGGTGCACGTCCATTGAAACGCACGATTCAAAGATATCTAGTTAATCCATTATCTACTGAAATATTGATGGGTAATATCTCTCCAGGCGATACTGTAATAGTTAGATACCCTGGAGCAGGTAAGTTAGAGTTCAGTAAAAAATAA
- a CDS encoding enoyl-CoA hydratase-related protein, protein MSYKLITVEIKENVSVIKLNRPEVLNSINKHMAKEIQDALIEAKGSKEIRAVLLTGEGRAFCAGQDLAEAVPLEGNPADIGEIIRDSYNPIIKLIRETEKPIVCAVNGVAAGAGVNITLACDIVLASDSASFIQAFSKIGLIPDSGGTFFLPRIAGVQRASAMTMLADKITAAEALNFGLVYKIFPDDKLFDEAFLIAKKLSQMPTKALGLIKRALNKSLTNNLEEQLALEEKLQIEASKTDDYKEGVKAFLEKRTPKFKGE, encoded by the coding sequence ATGAGCTATAAATTAATAACTGTAGAAATAAAAGAAAACGTTTCTGTAATTAAACTCAATCGTCCTGAAGTGCTTAATAGTATAAACAAACACATGGCAAAGGAAATTCAAGATGCGTTAATAGAAGCCAAAGGCAGTAAAGAAATTCGTGCTGTGCTTTTAACTGGTGAAGGCAGAGCTTTTTGTGCTGGTCAAGATTTAGCAGAGGCTGTTCCACTAGAAGGAAACCCTGCAGATATAGGCGAAATTATACGTGATAGTTACAATCCTATAATTAAATTAATTAGAGAAACTGAAAAACCAATCGTTTGTGCTGTAAATGGAGTTGCTGCTGGTGCGGGAGTAAATATTACGCTTGCTTGCGATATTGTGTTGGCTTCAGATAGTGCCTCGTTCATCCAAGCTTTTTCAAAAATTGGATTAATACCAGACAGTGGCGGTACGTTCTTTTTACCACGTATAGCTGGGGTTCAACGTGCATCAGCAATGACTATGCTGGCTGATAAAATTACTGCCGCAGAAGCATTGAACTTTGGGTTGGTTTATAAAATCTTTCCCGACGATAAATTATTTGACGAAGCTTTTTTAATTGCAAAAAAACTTTCTCAAATGCCTACAAAAGCACTTGGACTAATTAAGCGAGCTTTAAATAAATCGTTAACTAATAATTTGGAAGAACAATTGGCTTTGGAAGAAAAACTTCAGATTGAAGCAAGCAAAACTGATGATTATAAAGAAGGAGTAAAGGCTTTTCTTGAAAAACGAACACCTAAATTTAAGGGAGAATAA
- a CDS encoding nitrilase-related carbon-nitrogen hydrolase, producing MKIALIQQKSTNDKEFNIKKGLSAVKKAANKGANVICFAELAFTKFYPQKPAGKNFLELAETIPGPTTDLFSELAKEVGSIIILNLFEKCGDKAYDTSPIINKDGKILGLTRMIHITDYACFHEQSYYTPGDTDTPVYQTEFGKIGIAICYDRHYPEYMRALALKGAEIVFIPQAGAVGEWPDGLFEAEMRVAAFQNGYYTALCNRVGKEECLTFAGESFVCNPKGEIIARANNGMEEILICDVDLSTVKESHAKKLFLKNRRPELYGKWIV from the coding sequence ATGAAGATTGCACTTATCCAACAAAAATCTACAAACGATAAAGAGTTTAATATTAAAAAAGGCTTGAGCGCAGTTAAGAAAGCTGCAAATAAAGGAGCTAATGTGATTTGTTTTGCTGAACTTGCTTTCACAAAATTTTATCCACAAAAACCTGCAGGTAAAAATTTTTTGGAATTAGCTGAAACAATTCCAGGACCTACTACAGACTTGTTTTCAGAATTAGCCAAAGAGGTGGGGAGTATTATTATTTTAAATCTTTTTGAAAAATGCGGTGACAAGGCTTATGATACTTCACCTATAATTAATAAGGATGGTAAAATTCTTGGCTTAACAAGAATGATTCATATAACAGATTATGCTTGTTTTCATGAACAAAGTTACTATACACCGGGTGATACAGATACCCCAGTTTATCAAACAGAGTTTGGGAAAATAGGAATTGCAATATGTTACGATAGACATTATCCCGAATATATGAGAGCACTTGCATTAAAAGGAGCTGAAATTGTTTTTATCCCTCAAGCTGGTGCTGTAGGTGAATGGCCGGACGGACTTTTCGAAGCAGAAATGAGAGTAGCTGCGTTCCAGAATGGATATTATACTGCACTTTGTAATAGAGTTGGTAAAGAAGAATGCCTTACCTTTGCAGGTGAATCTTTTGTTTGTAATCCAAAAGGAGAAATAATAGCTCGTGCTAATAATGGAATGGAAGAAATTTTAATTTGTGATGTCGATTTGTCTACAGTTAAGGAATCACATGCAAAAAAATTATTTTTGAAAAATAGACGACCAGAATTATATGGAAAGTGGATTGTATAG